The Remersonia thermophila strain ATCC 22073 chromosome 3, whole genome shotgun sequence nucleotide sequence CGGCCCAGACGCCTCGTGGCGGTCGATGGAGAGATACCCTGGGAGGCGTGACCGAGGCGAAGGCCGTGGACAGGCTCCGGAGAGCGGCCAGGGTTgccgggaggaggtggacgacgatTCTCTCGTCGAAACAAGACAAGCATCTAGCCCCCGCGGCTGACAGAGCAGGTGAGGCTCGTTTCCATAGTCCCTTCATGTCACCACATACCGACATCGACGCAAAGGTGGGAACACTCCAAGACCATATCTGCCTCTCTACGGAGGCATCGCCGGGCTAGCCCACCCGGGCCTCATGAATCTGCCACAGTGACACGACTCCGAACTGCTCAGGTACCTATACAACCATCCCAGACAACCTGAAACTCAGTCAGTACGTCATGGTACCCACCTGCTTTCCCGGCGAGACCCTCCACAATGCTCCATCAGGTGTTCCAAGGCAGCTCAGGGTGTTTTGCCCAGGCAAAGGTGAGTGCTCCAAGAAAAACCCACAAACGCGTCTCGTAAACTCGCAAACGGTCCACCACACCTCGTCTACCAGCAGTAGAGGGGGTTCCACGCAGGAGTCGGCAAACAAGACCGCATTCCCGGCACATGGCAAAGGGCATCACCGGAAACAGCACGCGGCAGCAGGTCAGAGCACGGTCAGTCTTTCGTTCAGCCAGCCCACCAGGCTCCAACATCCTTTCTCATTCCACTTCACTGCTGAACTGGCGGGCCAGAGTCCAGGATTATCGTCGTGTTATTCAGCATGAGCGGGGCCCCTGGCCGGACAGAGGTGAGCCGCTCGCAAGCGTCAGGTGGtgagagagacagagaggaACAGATCCTGCCGGTCAGCTGGCCGAACGAatagccagccagccagcccagaGCCCGTCCTGACGTCCCTCTCCCAAAAACACCGAACGAGAAGCAGCCCCCATCCGCCAGAGAGCCGGGTATTGTTTTTCgttttttgttcttgtttCTCGAAGCCGTCGTCATCCCGTGCAACCTCTTGTGCTCCATTTGGTTGATCTCATGGTATTTTATGAGGTCCCGCCCAAGCCTGAGGGAACGCACAGTGAGAGTCAGATAGCCCCGTTTGCCATTTCCCCTCCCCGAGGTAGCCCCATCCACACGCAAATGAAGTTTGATGCCCTGAACCACCGCGCCAATCTAGAGTGAAATCGCAtaaaggacaaggaggaggtgtgcgagagaagagagaagtTGTGTTTCGGACCACTATCTCTAGTAGCCGAAggccgcgagggcctcggTCGTCTTCGCGTCGACGttcgccttcttcttcgcctccGAAAgctgcctcgccgccagcttCTTGCGCTCGTAGTAGGCAGCGCCCTTCGCCTTgcgccgctcctcgagccTGTGACAGAGTCAGCATATCCACGTGGTATCAAAGCTAGAGTTCTCGGCTCCACGCACCTCTCGACAACGTCCTGGTACTTCCAGCCGACCTCGTGGCTGAGACGGCCGACGGTGCAGTACTTGCGGCCGGGCTGCAGGCGCAGGACACGGAGAGCCTGGGGCACcaccatcttcttcttcttgtcgtaCGGGGGAGGGACACCCTCGAAGACCTTGAGGCGCTCAagagcggcggcaccgcggGCGGTCTTGTGGGGGATCATGCCGCGGACGGCCTTGAAGAAGATGCGGGACGGAGCGCGGAAGTGGAAGGGACCTGCAAGCGGTCAATATCGAGGCATCGGGAACGGACCGGGTCGAGGGGCTTCGACTCACCACCGCGAGTGGGGTTGTACCGCGTCATCTTGCGGAGGTAGGCGTGGTACTTGACTGCAGCGGAGAGTCAGCGTCTGCCGTTCACGAGGGTCGTTGTTTTTCCAAAAGGATATCCCCAAGGCCGGTGGCAATCGTGGCCTGGGGTCTCCTCCCTAGCACCTCGCGCTAGGCGTTGGTCGCGCGACCAAGATACCAAACGGGGATTCGAAGAGAAAACCGGGGAAACGTACGCTTCGCGCGGAAGAACTCGCCCGAGATGTTGAGGGCCTCGCAGCGAACGACGACAATCTTCTGGCCGCTCAGCAGCTGCTTGGCAACGATGCTGGCCAGACGGCCAAGCAGGTGGCCCTTGCCATCGATCACGACCTGTTGTGTGCAATACCTTGTCAGCGTTCTGTGCCCTTGCTTCGATTTGTGCGCCTTGTTCGAAGCCCCCTCTATCCTCCAGTCGACGGTGTCGctccgcccctcctccaaccacggccgccctcgcgtcTGAGATGGTCGCTCGTCCGGCGGTGTCGTGTTGTGCTTCGCGTCTGACCGCATCGTGAAAGGACGCTCGAGGCGGCtggggagggaagagaggaCGTGGGCTccgcgccggggcgggcagcTCTTCACGAATGCgatgcgtgcgtgcgtgcgtcAATTGCGCAGGGCGGGGAGAGGATAGAACGTACCACAGACTCGAACGAAGACATGTTTGCCGCGGTGATCTGGCtaaaggaaagaaaagaaaaggtTGATCAGTCACAGTCCGGCTGATCGAGTAGCAGCTGGCCTGCTTCCTTACCCTCGTGGTTGTTGATGGTCGTGCGTCTTCGGACTTTCAACAAAAGTGTGTGATTTGAAAATTGGCCCTTGGGGTCAGTTTGCGATACGGAAATGCGCTAGTCCTGATTGGGATGCGATGAAGGCCCACAATTGAGCTCTGATTGCTGCCTGAGGCGAAGATAGGGTTAGACCTACGGTGCCCGGACAGTGGGGCTCAGCCTGGTCTCTTCCCCggacgcgccggccgccagcgggcAAACTATTGCTGGCAGCCGGCTGGCTGTGGTTCTCCTTGGCATCGACACGCGGGCAGCCCCTCACCAGCTCGTGTCACATCTCTTCATTCCACTTCCCATAGAACGGACCTCACTGATGATAGGGCATTTAATTGTCGGGTTTGTGTTCCTGCAGCATCTTCGGAGCAGCCATCGAAATGTGGATGGGGAGCACAGGATTGCAACTTGAAACAGACCTGTGATGCAACGCTTCGAATGCCGAGATGATCCAGATGGGAGATGAGCACGTGCCGTAGGTCAACGGTACAAACAGTATTACTAGTACACCGGCCAACCCTGCCGCCATGACTGCGGGAACAAAAAGACGAACAGCAGATGCAAAGAGGTACGCTCATGCCAAAGAGTGGGCGAGAGAATCCCAGTTCCGCGCGCAAAACGATAGCATCTCCTGCAACGCATATCCAGTTGATCAGACGGAAAGGTctcggtcgccgacgcctctCACGTCGCTCTCATCTTGTTAGCCTCATCGAGCTGCCTCATTACCCCCTGTACCTCAATGACAAgctccttcctcctctgTTTCGCTCCCCTTTCCACGTCGGTATCCACAACCCCGTCATACTTGAGGAGGACATGCTGCAGCAGCGTCTCAGAGAGCCTGAGGTACTCTtcgccgcgcttcttctcgtcctGCGGCGGTCGAGCAATGAACTCTGCGCACCTGGGCAGATACTTCTTGTggaactcggcggcgatggcgttgagCCTCTCGATAGGTCCACCAGGGATCCCGACGGGTGGTGAGGACGGGGGCGCGCTTGCCACCGAGACGGCGGAGCCCGAGGGTGAGTGGGTGCGGACCATCGAATTGGCCCTCCTCCTGTTGCTATCCCGGGgaacctcgaggccgacgttgGAGCCGCTCTCGCGAGGACTGTGCGGCTGTCCTTCCCACCCGCTGAAGCGGCCCacccgcggcgaggtggccgtaGATGTCCGCCCTTCGTACCCAACAAGGGAAGACTCTGCGCTGCTCTCACCTCCGTAGCCCTGATCCTCCAGGACCATGAGGATTTCGCTGTTGTTTTTGACGCCGTACTCGCGGATGGGCAAATCGTTCTTTTTTAACTTGCGCCCCTTGTAGTAGAGCTTGAGGCGTTTCGCCTGGCGATCCGAGAGGTTAAGGATCATCTGGATGCGGTCGCGCACGTCAGAGACCCGGAGCTTGCCATCGCCAATGGAGTAGGCCGGAAACGCTTCCGGGTAGCCCACGCCCTGGTGCTTGATGTGCAGGATGTCATCCTCAGGCTGGTAGTGGTCGAACCCGGACGACGGAGCAGACTGGGAGTAGTCGTCGTATGACGGCTGCGAGGCGTACGGCCTGGGGATGTCTATGCCATGGTCCTCCAGGTCTGCCGAGGTGATGTAGCTGTAGTCCTGTTCCGTGACGTGGGGTACGCCATCCTGAGAACTGAACGGGGACAGAGTCCAGCTGTTGGAAAAGCCGTATCGTGACATGCCTTTCCTGTTGCCCTTCCCGATTCGCAAAGATATGGCCTGAATGAGACTGAAGAGGAGGATAGCCCCAAGGGTGGTGTAAAGAACGGTCGGGGACAGCCCGGTGACGGACTGGAAAGAGTCGGATATGCCCGCCGCGCGATCAACTGCAGCGTCCAGGTAGGGCTGCAGGGAAGTGGGGAGACGGGGCAGAGCCGATGTGAGCCTCACGTGGAGCGTTGCGAGGTAGGCACCAAGAGATGCCCAAGCTGCGGAGATGGACGACGCCACTTTGGCGGCGGATTGGGTGGTCTTACGACAGAACTGCCGTCGACCGACAAGGCAAAAAAGGGAGGTAAAAAACCAAAGACAAAGGGAAAGATGATTATATcagccggctcgccgccgggcgcggtGGATGCGGAGACGCAAGGGATCGTGAACTGTAGTGGGCGTATGCATCAGTCGGACGGAAGGACTGGCAGTCGAATGACCACGTTGAGGCTCaaagccgtcgccgcgggaAAGGCGCACGAGATATGCGCTGGCCTCGCGCAAAGGGACCAGAAATGAATAAGAAAACAGCCGACGGTTCTCGTCAatggccgccctcggcacAAGCAAACCTGCTTTTTCGTCCTTGGTTGTCACTGTTGATGGTCAACTGATGCAATGTGTGGCGGGTTTCGGTCAGCTTTTGGTTGCAGGGGACTTGAAGCAAAAACAGAAACGGGCATGTGGATAAGACGGGCCAGGGCATGAACGTTGGTTAGTTATCGGACGGCCCCGCATCCAAGAGCAAAGTGGGGTCCATTCCGGCAGCCGGAAAGCTGCGGATTTTGCAACCAAGACGGGAGGACGTTGGAGCTGCTGAAGGCATGAACCAATTGCGACCAAGCGGTTTCCTCGCCTTACGTACAAAGTTCAGACCCAACTCACCAGGATGTCACCAAAGGGATGAACCTGTTGGCGCGTTACGCGTACGCCTCTCTTGAAAGGTGCTTGGTGGGGTTGTACACACTACTTGCACATGCGATGTGCCCTAGACAACGACATTCCGGCTGTCCGGTTGAGGCGCATCTTGAGATAGCTGGTCGCCTTGTTGCTACTGTAGATGGCTTTATGCCCGAAGAGCTCACCGGGCCTAACCGTCGTCACCCGGCATCGTGCTTCCATGAAGCCCCAGAGGTGCCCGGTGCGTACCTATCCAACAGGCCGAGCGAGAGCAGTTGTTCCTGGACGCGTGAGGCCATCACAATCGCCAGGGCTGCATGTCATCGAGACATTTTCTACTGAGTCACTGCCCCGGCCTGTGCGTCTCAGCGGGCGCTGGCAAACCAAAGAACAGCTCTGGAGCTCGTTGGTATGAGGTCATCCATGGATACCGTGTTGTTTTGCCTCGGGGCCTCGTGTCTTGCTCGTGGCTGGGTAGCCCGGATGCATGGCTGGCTGGTGGTGCTTTGTTGCCTCGATGATTCGACGCCGATCCCAGGCAGCTAAAATCCGCAGACAGGTCCCGAAACCCCATCGAGGGCCTATATAGGTAATCACATTCGAGACAAGCTGGGATTCAGCTGGTGAAGAAGTCGAACCTAGCGGAGGAGCATCCTTGCACAGGCCGCAGCTGTGTCATTCCTGGATGACTAAAGACAGCAAAGCGGGATCCGCTTGGAATCCCGAGCTTGGCGCGGTGGCAGCGGATCTGTTTCGGCGACATCCCTAATGACGGTTCAAGATTTGGAATCGCCAGTCTCGCAGATTCTGGAGCCAGCCCGCTCGCCCGTGGTACAAATATTTCTGTTTTTATTCCTCAACGTAGACGGCAAATCAACCCATTGTTCACATCAGGGGGTTAGCAATTGCTTAGACGCTCTTTAATTCGTCAGCTGCCAGGCCCAGACCGAGCTGCGCTTGACAAATCCGATCCCGCTTTCTGCATCCCTCTGGTTGCAAATACGTACATCCACTTGTGAGGATAACTcggtcggcagcggctgcCCCAAAAGTCCACTCTTTttgcccctcctccccagctACCGGCCTGAGGTACATAAGCCGCACCGGGCACGTCAACCACCCCGCATCATCCGCATCCATGTCCTTCATCTTCCGCAGACTCTTCGGAACCACGCCCACGGTCACCATGGAGGCCGCTCAGAAGAAAGCCCAACAGCTGATTGACGACAATGCCGTCAGTAAGTTTGCGTTTGCCGCTcgctcccctctcctccgtACCGCCCCGGCGCGGAACTGAGCCCTGACAACTCTCCGCAGTGGTGTTCAGCAAGTCGTACTGCCCGTACTGCAATAACACGAAGCGCATCctcaacggcctcgacgccaagTTCACGACCTACGAGCTGAAccaggaggccgacggcgacgacatcCAGAACGCGCTGCATCAGATGACGGGCCAGCGCACCGTGCCCAACATATTCATCGGCCGCGTCCACATCGGCGGCAACTCGGACCTCGAGAACGTCGTGAAGAACGGCAAGGACGGAAAGAGCATCACGGAGCTGTTGACCGAGGCGGGTGCGCTTTGAGGGAGGGATacggtgggcggcggtggtgatgataATGGGCAAGGAGGGGGGTATCTTGGTCGCAAGAGATAGTTTTAAGGATACCCTATGCAAAGAAGCATGGAATAGACGGACGGTTTGGCTAAGGGTTTGCTTGCGGTGTATACGTGCATGCTTCATCGCCTCGGctttgacgacgacgcggcatTGCAATGCATACCCTTCTGAGCGTATTGCGCCTGACTCCAGGATTGCTGCACGCCTTGTAGTTGTACAAGAAAAAGCGCTCTCAGACGTTCGCGTTCGCCACTGGCAGAACCTGCGACGCGACAGTGCCCACAGGCCTCTCCACAAACCCCATGATGCCCTCGACGATAttcgtcctggccggctcgCTCGCCACCTTCTTGCCCGCCAAATAATTCAACCACAGCGTCCGCGATACGCGTTCGTCCTCGATAACCCCAATCACCTCCCTCCCactcgccttcttcttccccggGCCGCTGCCATCATAAGCAATGCTCAACCGCCCCTTCTCGTCCCTCACAAGCAACAGTTCCCTCTGCTTGGGCACGCTCCCCCTGTTAAACGCCGTCCGGAACTCCCTAACCGCCTCCCCAAACTTGTCATCCATCGCCGCCCCTTCTGGCGCGCGCGCCTGGATCGCGCGCACGAACCCGTCGCGCAGGTGGTGGAAATCGGTGTCCCGCACGGGCACGACGCGGAAGGCGGAGCGAGCCGGCACCCCGCTCGCGAGCAAGGCGTCCCAGGTtcgctcgctctcggccggatcgaggagcgcggcgcggagctggtcgCGCTCCGAAGGGACGAGGGTCGTGGCGAGCGGGTTGACCTTCTTGACAAGTGCGTTTTGCAGCGCGGCGATATCGGAGGTCGCGACGTAGTACCCGACGACGTAGACCTGGAAGTTGAGGAAGGTGACGGTgcggaggccgaggccgacgagggtgTACTCTGTCGTGCTGCCGTCAGGCGTTggcgggacgacgaggggctGAGACGTTTTGTCCGAGGGGAGGGCTGGCGATTTCGGGGCCGTGAACgcagggaggtggaggacgcGCGGGAAGAAGGGCACGGTGCCGTTACCGGTGGGGACGATCTCGCGGCCTTGGTCGTCGTGGATGACGACCTTgcggtccgcggcggcgggtgagGCGAGCGGATCGGACGCCGGCAGGTTGGAGTCCAGCTTGTGACCCTTttcgagctcgagcttgaGCTTCCACGCGGTGTAGACGAAGGAGACGAcaccggcgatggcgcccgaCCAGAGGAAGATGCGGCGGTTGCGATGGTAGTTGACAGCCTGCTCGGACATGCGCTGGATGTCGAGAGTCTCAATGGCCCTGCCCGATAATCTctcttgccggcggcggcggttgaaGAGCGTCCGGCGCGGGGTCCAGCTCAGGGCCGGGAGTGAGCTATGAGaaccggcggcggtgacggcggccgccggggaccgggccaggccggcagTTCGGCCGATTGTGCGACGTTGCAGCAACATGATCGAAATGTAGAAGCGGAACAGCCTAATATTCCTTCCTTTTCAGCAGTGGCTGTCCCTCATGACATGTATTTCAGGAGTTGTGTTGCCCCCGTCTACTTCTACAGCCTTCCTCAAGGTCGAGTCGATGATTGCGGCATCGTTCGATCCTGGCAACGAAGATCCAGACTTTTGTCGGGTGTTGACATCATTCCGCCGAGCCCTGCCAAGACCCCGCTCCGGTGCCGTGCCCCGTTTCATGCACATGCCCCATCTTTGCCGGTGATGCTTCTATGGAGGG carries:
- a CDS encoding 60S ribosomal protein uL13 gives rise to the protein MSSFESVVVIDGKGHLLGRLASIVAKQLLSGQKIVVVRCEALNISGEFFRAKLKYHAYLRKMTRYNPTRGGPFHFRAPSRIFFKAVRGMIPHKTARGAAALERLKVFEGVPPPYDKKKKMVVPQALRVLRLQPGRKYCTVGRLSHEVGWKYQDVVERLEERRKAKGAAYYERKKLAARQLSEAKKKANVDAKTTEALAAFGY